Proteins encoded within one genomic window of Amycolatopsis sp. 2-15:
- a CDS encoding 2-hydroxyacid dehydrogenase — MSARVLLPWTDIELPGGLAAAYYDGVTLPGDDLSGVEFYVLPYDAGTEPPKLIGKLPSLRAVQALSAGVEALVPLVPEGVALANGRGLHDLSVAEHALALIHAAQRDLPRWFAQQATGSWEREHTRSLADSRVLLVGYGSIGHAIERQLLAAEAVVTRVASHAREGVHGIAELPGLLPSADIVVLILPETEATKGLMGARELALLPEGALVVNVGRGSAIDTAALLAETTTGRLRAALDVVDPEPLPADHPLWRVPCVVITPHVAGGSASFYPRAKKLVAEQLRRFVTGEPLLNRVE; from the coding sequence ATGAGCGCGCGAGTTCTCCTGCCCTGGACCGACATCGAGCTGCCCGGCGGGCTGGCCGCCGCGTACTACGACGGCGTGACCCTGCCCGGCGACGACCTGTCCGGCGTGGAGTTCTACGTGCTGCCCTACGACGCGGGGACTGAGCCGCCGAAGCTGATCGGGAAGCTGCCTTCGCTGCGCGCGGTGCAGGCGCTGTCGGCCGGGGTCGAGGCGCTGGTGCCGCTGGTGCCCGAGGGCGTCGCGCTGGCCAACGGCCGGGGTCTGCACGACCTCAGCGTGGCCGAGCACGCGCTGGCGCTGATCCACGCGGCGCAGCGGGACCTGCCGCGGTGGTTCGCGCAGCAGGCCACCGGGTCGTGGGAGCGCGAGCACACGCGTTCGCTTGCCGACAGCCGGGTGCTGCTCGTGGGCTACGGCTCCATCGGTCACGCGATCGAGCGGCAGCTGCTGGCGGCCGAGGCGGTGGTCACGCGGGTGGCGAGCCACGCGCGTGAAGGCGTGCACGGGATCGCCGAGCTGCCGGGGCTGCTGCCCTCGGCCGACATCGTGGTCTTGATCCTGCCCGAAACCGAGGCCACGAAGGGCCTGATGGGTGCCCGTGAGCTCGCGTTGCTGCCCGAGGGCGCGCTGGTCGTGAACGTCGGGCGCGGCTCCGCGATCGACACCGCCGCGCTGCTCGCCGAGACGACCACCGGCCGGCTGCGGGCCGCCCTCGACGTCGTGGACCCCGAGCCGCTGCCGGCCGACCATCCACTGTGGAGGGTGCCGTGCGTGGTGATCACGCCGCACGTCGCCGGCGGGTCGGCGTCGTTCTACCCGCGCGCGAAGAAGCTGGTGGCCGAGCAGCTGCGCCGCTTCGTGACCGGGGAACCACTGCTGAACCGTGTTGAGTGA
- a CDS encoding VOC family protein, translated as MALELGMITIDCADPRVLADFWTQALGVAVEADYGPFVMLARPGGGGPALAFQQVPEPRTVKNRVHIDFSAPDREAEVKRLVGLGASEQERHAQPGIEWTVLADPEGNVFCVAQAGAH; from the coding sequence ATGGCACTCGAACTGGGCATGATCACCATCGACTGCGCGGACCCCCGGGTCCTCGCGGACTTCTGGACGCAGGCGCTCGGCGTCGCGGTCGAAGCGGACTACGGACCCTTCGTGATGCTCGCGCGCCCCGGCGGCGGCGGGCCCGCGCTGGCGTTCCAGCAGGTCCCCGAGCCGCGCACGGTGAAGAACCGCGTGCACATCGACTTCTCCGCGCCCGACCGCGAGGCGGAGGTGAAACGCCTGGTCGGGCTGGGTGCGAGCGAGCAGGAGCGGCACGCGCAGCCGGGCATCGAGTGGACGGTGCTGGCCGATCCGGAGGGCAACGTGTTCTGCGTGGCGCAGGCGGGCGCGCACTGA
- a CDS encoding GNAT family N-acetyltransferase, which yields MELTWRPLTLGDAEQLATVFAAAEEVDRTGEHYTAADLREEMQGPDLDLALASTGAWAGDRLVSYAAIRRRDAADPVHMPRVEAMTHPEFRTAEVAAHLTPWFLDAGKRVHERAFPDAPLELHAGAHENEHWYLDALARAGFRRARSFVEMRADLRSLPPARPLPAEYEVVAFDERYDDLTRVARNATFSGHWGSAELSPEAWRHRITGAKDFRGDLSFLLLTPAHDAVVGFVLSAFHPADFAGTGVRELYVDYVGTLSELRGRGVATALLGHTLAHARGAGFERSALSVDTDNAYSAVGIYERCGYEVADTYYGHVLPI from the coding sequence ATGGAGCTCACCTGGCGCCCGCTCACCCTCGGCGACGCGGAGCAGCTCGCGACCGTGTTCGCGGCCGCCGAGGAGGTGGACCGCACCGGCGAGCACTACACCGCCGCCGACCTGCGCGAGGAGATGCAGGGGCCCGACCTCGACCTCGCGCTGGCCAGCACCGGCGCGTGGGCCGGCGACCGCCTCGTGAGCTACGCGGCCATCCGCCGCCGCGACGCCGCCGACCCGGTGCACATGCCGCGCGTCGAGGCGATGACGCACCCCGAGTTCCGCACGGCCGAGGTCGCCGCGCACCTCACCCCCTGGTTTCTCGACGCCGGCAAGCGCGTGCACGAGCGCGCCTTCCCCGACGCGCCGCTGGAGCTGCACGCGGGCGCGCACGAGAACGAGCACTGGTACCTCGACGCGCTGGCCCGGGCCGGGTTCCGGCGCGCGCGGTCGTTCGTCGAGATGCGCGCCGACCTGCGCTCGTTGCCGCCCGCGCGGCCGCTGCCGGCCGAGTACGAGGTGGTCGCGTTCGACGAGCGCTACGACGACCTCACCCGGGTGGCCCGCAACGCGACCTTCTCCGGCCATTGGGGCAGCGCCGAGCTGTCACCCGAAGCCTGGCGCCACCGCATCACGGGCGCGAAGGACTTCCGTGGCGACCTGTCGTTCCTGCTTCTGACTCCCGCACACGACGCGGTGGTCGGGTTCGTGCTCAGCGCGTTTCACCCGGCCGACTTCGCGGGCACCGGCGTGCGCGAGCTGTACGTGGACTACGTCGGCACCCTGTCGGAGCTGCGCGGCCGTGGTGTGGCGACGGCGCTGCTGGGCCACACGCTGGCCCACGCCCGTGGCGCCGGGTTCGAGCGCTCGGCCCTGTCCGTGGACACCGACAACGCCTACAGCGCCGTCGGCATCTACGAACGCTGCGGCTACGAGGTCGCCGACACCTACTACGGCCACGTGCTGCCGATCTGA
- the yaaA gene encoding peroxide stress protein YaaA, protein MLVLLPPSETKADGGKGAPLDLETLSFPELNPVRAKLADALVELAQDVPASLAALGISERQSHEVARNGSLWTSPTLPALRRYTGVLYDALDIGSFTRAGLEKAHRRLAVTSSLFGVVSATDPIPAYRLSGGNSVPALGTVRSLWKPALEPVLQDIEGLIVDLRSGTYSAFAKLRPGAVTVRVVTEDAAGNRTTVSHFNKAYKGRLAAVLATSRTEPSTVDELVKVITKAGLTVERTGEHALELLTDD, encoded by the coding sequence GTGCTGGTGCTCCTCCCTCCTTCCGAGACCAAGGCCGACGGCGGCAAGGGCGCGCCGCTCGACCTCGAGACGCTGTCGTTCCCCGAGCTCAACCCCGTGCGGGCCAAGCTCGCCGACGCGCTCGTCGAGCTCGCGCAGGACGTTCCCGCGAGCCTCGCCGCGCTCGGCATCTCCGAGCGCCAGAGCCACGAGGTCGCGCGCAACGGGAGCCTGTGGACCTCGCCGACGCTGCCCGCGTTGCGCCGCTACACCGGCGTGCTCTACGACGCCCTCGACATCGGCAGCTTCACCCGCGCCGGCCTGGAGAAGGCCCACCGCCGCCTGGCCGTCACGTCTTCGCTGTTCGGGGTGGTCTCGGCCACCGACCCGATCCCCGCGTACCGCCTCTCGGGCGGCAACAGCGTGCCCGCGCTCGGCACCGTGCGCAGCCTGTGGAAGCCGGCGCTGGAGCCAGTGCTGCAGGACATCGAAGGGCTCATCGTCGACCTGCGCTCCGGCACGTACTCGGCGTTCGCGAAGCTGCGCCCCGGCGCGGTGACCGTGCGCGTGGTCACGGAGGACGCCGCCGGCAACCGCACGACCGTGAGCCACTTCAACAAGGCCTACAAGGGCCGGCTCGCCGCCGTGCTCGCGACCTCGCGCACCGAACCGTCCACTGTGGACGAGCTGGTGAAGGTGATCACCAAGGCCGGTCTCACGGTGGAGCGCACCGGCGAGCACGCCCTGGAACTGCTCACCGACGACTGA
- a CDS encoding NAD(P)/FAD-dependent oxidoreductase, with translation MRVIVIGGGIAGAATAYHLASSGADVVVVDGGLPGVATEAGAGIVSPWTSRWDNTIYPLAAAAGAYYPELAAALREQGHDSSFEVVGGMVVSADPAELDEAHGRLVERVADAPGAGEVQRLDPAQARELFPPLAPELSAVHLSGAGRVDGRVMRAALVAAAEQRGARFVSAEATFLSGSRVRAGDEELTGDAVVLAAGAWSAALAEPLGITVPVAPQRGQISHFDLPDTDTSAWPVVLPRSSHYLLSFAGGRVVAGATRETDSGFDYRVTAAGQREVLDQALAVAPGLADATLAETRVGFRPATPDTLPLLGQAAPGLFLATGFGPAGLTLAPYAGKLIAALVLGEDLPADLLTACSPSRFG, from the coding sequence ATGCGTGTGATCGTGATCGGCGGCGGGATCGCCGGAGCAGCCACGGCCTACCACCTCGCGAGCAGCGGGGCCGACGTCGTGGTGGTGGACGGCGGGCTGCCCGGCGTCGCGACGGAGGCCGGCGCCGGGATCGTGAGCCCCTGGACCTCGCGGTGGGACAACACGATCTACCCGCTCGCGGCCGCCGCCGGGGCGTACTACCCGGAGCTGGCCGCGGCGTTGCGCGAGCAGGGGCACGACTCGTCGTTCGAGGTCGTCGGCGGGATGGTCGTCTCGGCGGACCCGGCCGAGCTCGACGAAGCCCACGGGCGGCTGGTCGAGCGCGTCGCGGACGCCCCCGGGGCCGGCGAGGTGCAAAGGCTGGACCCGGCGCAGGCGCGCGAGCTCTTCCCGCCGTTGGCGCCCGAGCTGTCCGCCGTGCACTTGTCCGGCGCCGGCCGTGTCGACGGCCGCGTGATGCGGGCGGCGCTCGTGGCCGCCGCGGAGCAGCGGGGCGCGCGGTTCGTGTCGGCGGAGGCAACCTTTCTGTCCGGTTCGCGCGTGCGCGCGGGGGACGAGGAGCTGACCGGCGACGCCGTGGTGCTCGCCGCGGGCGCGTGGTCCGCGGCGCTGGCCGAACCGCTCGGGATCACGGTGCCGGTGGCGCCGCAGCGCGGGCAGATCAGCCACTTCGACCTGCCGGACACCGACACGTCCGCGTGGCCCGTGGTGCTGCCGCGGTCGAGCCACTACCTGCTGTCGTTCGCGGGCGGCCGCGTCGTGGCGGGCGCGACGCGCGAGACGGACTCCGGCTTCGACTACCGCGTCACGGCCGCCGGCCAGCGCGAGGTGCTGGACCAGGCGCTGGCCGTCGCGCCGGGCCTGGCCGACGCGACGCTCGCCGAGACCCGCGTCGGCTTCCGCCCCGCGACGCCGGACACGCTGCCGTTGCTGGGCCAGGCCGCGCCCGGGTTGTTCCTGGCCACGGGCTTCGGGCCGGCCGGCCTGACGCTGGCGCCGTACGCGGGCAAGCTCATCGCCGCACTCGTCCTCGGCGAAGACCTGCCGGCGGATCTGCTGACGGCGTGCTCGCCTTCGCGGTTCGGCTGA